In the genome of Ancylomarina subtilis, one region contains:
- a CDS encoding Re/Si-specific NAD(P)(+) transhydrogenase subunit alpha — protein MILGLLKEQGAEQRVALLPEIVSKLVQAKVEVYVEKDAGVSAFQTNEAYENVGASILDRTELLKKAEVLVQIGEPGLELIKQLNDKQIWISQYNPLWNTDLVKAFLASGVTSFSMDSIPRTTRAQSMDVLSSMATVAGYKAVLQAANELPNFFPMFMTAAGTIRPATVLILGAGVAGLQAIAIARKLGAQVEAFDVRAAVKEEVNSLGAKFVEVEGAIDDSAAGGYAVEQTDEFKKKQQEAINDHAAKADVVICTAQIPGRKAPLLIPTEAVERMRPGAVIIDLAASTGGNCELTRNNETLVHKEIKIIGQSDYPSLMPIDASKMFGKNVFNFLQLLINEEGGLNLNFEDDIVKGTCITHQSEILNERVKSVVES, from the coding sequence ATGATTTTAGGATTATTGAAGGAGCAAGGCGCAGAACAACGCGTGGCTCTCTTACCGGAAATTGTCTCAAAGCTGGTTCAAGCAAAAGTGGAGGTTTATGTAGAGAAAGATGCGGGTGTATCTGCTTTTCAAACCAACGAAGCATATGAGAACGTTGGGGCAAGTATTTTAGATCGAACTGAACTTTTAAAAAAGGCCGAGGTTCTTGTTCAGATTGGCGAACCGGGCCTCGAACTCATCAAACAATTGAATGACAAACAGATTTGGATCAGTCAGTACAATCCCCTTTGGAATACCGATTTGGTAAAAGCATTCCTTGCGAGTGGCGTAACCAGCTTTAGTATGGATTCTATTCCCAGAACAACTCGGGCTCAGTCTATGGATGTACTCTCGTCAATGGCCACGGTTGCGGGGTATAAAGCGGTGCTACAGGCAGCCAATGAGCTACCTAATTTTTTCCCCATGTTTATGACAGCTGCTGGGACCATTCGTCCGGCTACGGTTTTGATTCTTGGAGCCGGAGTTGCTGGTTTGCAAGCCATCGCTATTGCGCGTAAGTTAGGCGCTCAGGTTGAAGCTTTTGATGTTCGGGCAGCTGTTAAAGAAGAGGTGAACAGTCTTGGAGCTAAATTCGTTGAGGTCGAAGGGGCAATTGACGATTCAGCAGCGGGAGGTTATGCTGTTGAACAAACGGATGAATTCAAAAAGAAACAGCAAGAAGCCATTAACGATCATGCAGCCAAAGCTGATGTGGTGATATGTACGGCTCAAATTCCCGGAAGAAAGGCGCCACTTTTAATTCCTACCGAAGCTGTTGAACGCATGCGCCCTGGTGCTGTGATTATCGATTTGGCAGCTTCGACAGGAGGAAACTGTGAGCTGACCCGAAATAATGAGACCCTGGTTCATAAGGAAATTAAGATTATCGGACAGTCAGATTACCCATCCTTAATGCCTATTGATGCCAGTAAGATGTTTGGAAAAAATGTGTTTAATTTCTTACAACTCTTAATAAACGAAGAGG